One window of Hydractinia symbiolongicarpus strain clone_291-10 chromosome 3, HSymV2.1, whole genome shotgun sequence genomic DNA carries:
- the LOC130635624 gene encoding MFS-type transporter SLC18B1-like, with product METKKETNVEESNMSNLPQKSNNKLFRDKKTTFIAISLALIFFCSSCALGMISPFFPRKASEKGCSKTTIGLIFSVHPLVIFLFSPIVGKMIPYIGPKFCLIGGCTVEGASLILFGFAIHLPNGIPFILFCFCIRIITALGSACTLTASLTFTATLFKDNLNTVNGIVESSFGAGFMAGPAIGGILYKVGGFTLPFLVLGLCVICLIFSLIFILPSSKELQDDCSHHHDVTESSLIKVLLVPGVLIMTSVNIMIGIANTFFDTTLANHINSITNNTLSVMQIGFFFLIPSGFYTFSAPIVGVVADKLNAGRSFMVIGSFLCFAGYMFIGPSPLVRYVVPAHLWVVCISLAVIGITVSLCFVPVISHMQESAIDAGFEDNLVTASLVSGIWNGSLSIGNTVGPTFAGIFTDHFGFPWASTVIAFLFLAEGTGLVIYTAWNRRKRLNIDNSGYKPLKETHKELEEEIEDYNDLHNKTES from the exons ATGGAGACGAAAAAGGAGACTAATGTTGAAGAATCTAATATGTCAAACTTACCTCAAAAGTCAAATAATAAACTTTTCAGAGATAAAAAGACTACATTTATAGCGATCTCATTGgccttaatttttttctgtagttCCTGCGCCCTTGGTATGATTTCTCCGTTCTTTCCTAGAAAG GCTTCAGAAAAAGGATGTAGCAAAACAACAATTGGTCTCATATTTTCTGTCCAtccacttgtcatatttttgttttcgcCAATTGTTGGAAAAATG ataCCATACATTGGCCCGAAGTTTTGTCTAATTGGAGGTTGCACTGTCGAAGGAGCCAGTCTAATACTGTTCGG ATTTGCAATACATCTACCCAATGGAATcccttttattttgttttgtttttgtatccGTATCATCACCGCTCTTGGTTCAGCATGTACTTTGACAGCTTCGCTCACTTTTACTGCGACTCTGTTCAAAGATAATTTGAATACAGTTAAT GGCATCGTTGAATCAAGTTTTGGTGCTGGTTTCATGGCTGGTCCTGCAATAGGTGGCATACTATACAAA GTCGGTGGATTCACATTACCGTTTCTAGTTTTGGGCTTGTGtgttatttgtttaatttttagtttaatCTTCATTTTACCATCGTCCAAAG AATTACAAGATGATTGCAGTCATCACCATGATGTGACTGAAAGTTCATTGATAAAAGTTTTGTTGGTACCCGGTGTCTTAATAATGA CTAGCGTAAACATTATGATTGGGATTGCAAATACATTCTTTGATACAACGTTGGCAAACCATATCAATTCTATTACAAAT aacACATTGTCGGTTATGCAGATTGGATTCTTCTTTTTAATTCCATCTGGTTTTTACACCTTCTCAGCTCCTATTGTTGGTGTTGTGGCAGATAAGTTG AACGCTGGAAGAAGTTTTATGGTTATTGGGAGTTTTTTGTGCTTTGCAGGTTATATGTTTATAGGACCTTCACCGCTAGTTCGCTACGTCGTACCCGC ACATCTCTGGGTGGTGTGTATTTCTTTAGCAGTGATTGGTATCACAGTTAGCTTATGCTTCGTTCCAGTGATTAGTCACATGCAAGAAAGTGCTAT AGATGCTGGATTTGAAGACAACCTAGTAACAGCCAGTCTGGTATCTGGTATTTGGAATGGAAGCTTAAGCATCGG GAACACAGTAGGTCCTACTTTTGCTGGTATTTTTACTGATCATTTTGGATTCCCTTGGGCATCTACC gtcaTTGCATTTTTGTTTCTTGCGGAG gGTACTGGTTTAGTTATTTACACTGCATGGAACAGGAGAAAGCGACT aaatatagaCAATTCAGGGTACAAACCCCTAAAAGAAACACACAAAGAACTCGAAGAAGAAATAGAAGACTATAATGACTTACATAACAAAACAGAAAGTTGA